In one Pseudomonas hydrolytica genomic region, the following are encoded:
- a CDS encoding iron-containing alcohol dehydrogenase encodes MRNFSVYNPTRLHFGSGQLSRLSEEIPPGSRVFALHGGAGILQSGLWDEVQRSLPDVSLSRFGAVEANPQYDTLLRAVSQASKERCDFILSIGGDALIHAGKFLAAALCHSGDPLQLLCGAPIRAALPLGCVLSLPLGSALGNTQGLVSHAERQQKLPFASPLLHPRFAILDTRPHLDWPARQLAQATVEAFDHALSHYLPATPADPLQARYAESLLLTLIETGPAAQANPDAEDARASLLWCVLQTRQGPLGYGMPRDRSARLIGQQLGALYHLTAAQSLALILPALLGEYREIRRDRLLQYAERVWQLRDGSAAQRSAWTTPLPPPQNCSADSAWQPA; translated from the coding sequence ATGCGCAATTTCAGCGTCTACAACCCTACCCGCCTGCATTTCGGTTCAGGCCAGCTCAGCCGCCTGAGCGAGGAAATCCCACCGGGCAGCCGCGTATTCGCCCTGCACGGCGGCGCCGGCATCCTGCAGAGCGGCCTGTGGGATGAAGTGCAACGCAGCCTGCCGGACGTCAGCCTCAGCCGCTTCGGCGCGGTGGAGGCCAATCCGCAGTACGACACCCTGCTGCGCGCGGTCAGCCAGGCCAGCAAGGAGCGCTGCGATTTCATCCTCAGCATCGGTGGCGATGCGCTGATCCATGCCGGCAAGTTCCTCGCCGCTGCTCTCTGTCACTCCGGCGACCCGTTGCAGTTGCTGTGTGGCGCGCCGATACGGGCAGCCCTGCCGCTGGGCTGCGTGCTCAGCCTGCCTCTGGGCAGCGCCCTGGGCAACACGCAGGGCCTGGTCAGCCACGCCGAGCGCCAGCAGAAACTGCCCTTCGCCAGCCCCCTGCTGCATCCGCGCTTCGCCATCCTCGACACCCGCCCCCATCTCGACTGGCCGGCCCGCCAGCTCGCCCAGGCCACGGTCGAGGCCTTCGATCATGCCCTCAGTCATTACCTGCCCGCGACGCCCGCCGATCCCCTGCAGGCGCGCTACGCCGAAAGCCTGCTGCTGACCCTGATCGAAACCGGCCCGGCGGCCCAGGCCAACCCCGACGCCGAGGACGCCCGAGCCTCGCTGCTGTGGTGCGTGCTGCAGACGCGACAAGGTCCGCTCGGCTACGGCATGCCGCGCGACCGCAGCGCTCGCCTGATCGGCCAGCAGCTCGGCGCCCTGTATCACCTGACGGCGGCGCAGAGCCTGGCGCTGATCCTGCCGGCGCTGCTCGGCGAATATCGGGAGATCAGGCGCGACCGGCTGCTGCAATACGCCGAGCGCGTGTGGCAACTGCGCGATGGCAGCGCCGCGCAGCGCAGCGCATGGACGACGCCATTGCCGCCACCGCAGAACTGTTCGGCCGACTCGGCCTGGCAACCCGCCTGA
- the tcdA gene encoding tRNA cyclic N6-threonylcarbamoyladenosine(37) synthase TcdA, with translation MNTDDQRFGGIARLYGQEGYQRLAAAHVAVVGIGGVGSWAAEALARSGVGEISLFDLDDVCITNTNRQVHAVEGAVGKAKVDEMAARIRAINPACVVHAVADFVTRETMAEYITEQLDGVIDCIDSVPAKAALIAWCKRRKIQIVTTGGAGGQVDPTQIQVTDLNKTFNDPLAAKVRSTLRRDYGFSRTPGRTYSVPCVFSTEQLRYPKPDGTVCQAKGFVGEGVKLDCAGGFGAVMMVTASFGMAAAAKLVDKLVAGARRPSERKPAG, from the coding sequence ATGAACACAGACGATCAGCGATTCGGCGGCATAGCCCGGCTTTACGGTCAGGAGGGCTATCAACGCCTGGCCGCGGCGCATGTGGCGGTGGTCGGCATCGGCGGTGTCGGTTCCTGGGCTGCCGAAGCCCTGGCGCGCAGCGGTGTGGGCGAGATATCGCTGTTCGATCTGGACGACGTGTGCATCACCAATACCAATCGCCAGGTGCACGCGGTGGAAGGTGCGGTGGGCAAGGCCAAGGTGGACGAGATGGCCGCGCGCATCCGCGCCATCAACCCGGCCTGCGTGGTGCATGCGGTGGCCGATTTCGTCACCCGCGAGACCATGGCCGAATACATCACCGAACAGCTCGACGGGGTGATCGACTGCATCGACAGCGTCCCGGCCAAGGCCGCGCTGATCGCCTGGTGCAAGCGGCGCAAGATCCAGATCGTCACCACCGGCGGAGCCGGTGGCCAGGTCGACCCCACGCAGATACAGGTCACCGACCTCAACAAGACGTTCAACGATCCGCTGGCGGCCAAGGTGCGCAGCACCCTGCGCCGCGACTACGGCTTCTCGCGCACGCCGGGGCGCACCTACAGCGTGCCCTGCGTGTTCTCCACCGAACAGCTGCGCTACCCCAAGCCCGACGGCACGGTGTGCCAGGCCAAGGGCTTCGTCGGCGAAGGGGTGAAGCTGGACTGCGCCGGTGGTTTCGGCGCGGTGATGATGGTGACCGCCAGTTTCGGTATGGCCGCGGCGGCCAAACTGGTGGACAAGCTGGTGGCCGGCGCGCGGCGCCCCAGCGAGCGCAAGCCCGCCGGTTGA
- a CDS encoding substrate-binding periplasmic protein, producing the protein MLASLLLPALLAVMLPTQAEPKTLRIGTGDWAPYVDQGRSDGGALARLISAVFAESGYRVEYFFHPWDRNVLMLQQGQLHAIMPYSCSPSRLNYGVCSDPLVRGEVVLFHRRDKAFDWQHVEDLLRYRIGTTLGYSYGPAFDEALQAGSLQVELSGKEETSFRLLELGRIDLHPQDRAVGYAMLRRLFPDGGSHITHHPRFLNKEPLRLLFRKDDPAAAELLHQFNAGLRRFAGRGDLQSLQQALNSGNADDWLPSAPSQAARE; encoded by the coding sequence ATGCTCGCTTCCCTCCTGCTGCCGGCCTTGCTGGCGGTCATGCTGCCGACGCAGGCCGAGCCTAAGACACTGCGCATCGGCACCGGCGACTGGGCACCTTATGTCGATCAGGGGCGTAGCGACGGCGGCGCCCTGGCACGCCTGATCAGCGCGGTATTCGCCGAGTCCGGCTACCGCGTCGAGTACTTCTTCCATCCCTGGGATCGCAATGTGCTGATGCTGCAGCAGGGCCAACTGCACGCCATCATGCCCTACAGCTGCAGCCCCAGTCGGCTCAACTACGGTGTCTGCAGCGACCCGCTGGTGCGCGGTGAGGTGGTGTTGTTCCACCGTCGCGACAAGGCCTTCGACTGGCAGCATGTCGAGGACCTGCTGCGCTACCGCATCGGCACCACGCTCGGCTATTCCTACGGCCCCGCATTCGACGAGGCATTGCAGGCCGGAAGCCTGCAGGTGGAGCTCAGCGGCAAGGAGGAGACCAGCTTCCGCCTGCTGGAACTCGGGCGCATCGACCTGCACCCGCAGGACCGAGCGGTGGGCTATGCCATGCTGCGTCGTCTGTTCCCCGATGGCGGCAGCCATATCACCCATCACCCGCGCTTTTTGAACAAGGAACCGTTGCGCCTGCTGTTTCGCAAGGACGACCCCGCAGCAGCCGAGCTGCTGCATCAGTTCAATGCCGGCCTGCGCCGTTTCGCCGGGCGAGGCGATCTGCAGAGCCTGCAGCAGGCGCTCAACTCCGGCAACGCCGACGATTGGCTGCCCAGCGCGCCGAGCCAGGCAGCGCGGGAGTGA
- a CDS encoding DUF1456 family protein, with translation MLNNDVLRSLRYLLDVSDGKLEDFCRLADYAPEPGLISACLLREEDAGYRSCSDVLLAHVLEGLVFHKRGKDDSRPRLPVEKRLSNNLILKKLRVAFELRDDDIQAILQSVDLPMTKAELGALFRAPGHKHYRECGDQILRNFLRGLTLRERGKSD, from the coding sequence GTGCTCAATAACGATGTGCTGCGCAGCCTGCGCTACCTGCTCGATGTCAGCGATGGCAAGTTGGAAGATTTCTGCCGCTTGGCAGACTATGCGCCGGAGCCAGGCCTGATTTCGGCCTGCCTGCTGCGCGAGGAAGACGCCGGTTACCGGTCATGCAGCGACGTGCTGCTGGCCCATGTGCTCGAGGGGCTGGTGTTCCACAAGCGCGGCAAGGACGACAGCCGTCCGCGCCTGCCGGTGGAAAAGCGCCTGAGCAACAACCTCATCCTGAAGAAGCTGCGCGTGGCGTTCGAGCTGCGCGACGACGATATCCAGGCCATCCTGCAATCGGTCGACCTGCCGATGACCAAGGCCGAACTCGGCGCCCTGTTCCGCGCACCCGGGCACAAGCATTACCGCGAATGCGGCGACCAGATCCTGCGCAACTTCCTGCGTGGGCTGACGCTGCGCGAGCGGGGCAAGAGCGACTAG
- a CDS encoding SufE family protein, with protein MTDNLPGAAQQALEAFNACPGWEQRARLLMQWGERLQPLSDAERIDEHRVHGCESLVWLVAEKQDGIWHFRAGSEARLLRGLLAVLLARVDGLGSDELARLDLVGWFEQLGLQRQLSPSRSNGLNAVLQRMRELAAS; from the coding sequence ATGACGGATAACCTGCCCGGCGCCGCTCAGCAAGCGCTGGAGGCCTTCAATGCCTGCCCCGGCTGGGAACAGCGCGCACGCCTGCTGATGCAGTGGGGCGAGCGCCTGCAACCGCTGAGCGACGCCGAACGCATCGACGAACACCGCGTGCACGGCTGCGAAAGCCTGGTCTGGCTGGTGGCAGAGAAACAGGATGGCATCTGGCATTTCCGCGCCGGCAGCGAAGCCCGCCTGCTACGCGGCCTGCTGGCCGTGCTGCTGGCCAGAGTCGATGGGCTCGGCAGCGATGAGCTGGCCAGGCTCGATCTGGTCGGCTGGTTCGAGCAGTTGGGCCTGCAACGCCAGCTCTCGCCGTCACGCAGCAATGGGCTCAATGCGGTGCTGCAGCGCATGCGAGAGCTGGCTGCGTCCTGA